One segment of Nostoc piscinale CENA21 DNA contains the following:
- a CDS encoding caspase, EACC1-associated type translates to MAKVALLIGISEYEPGLTPLPNAVNDVEAMRRVLVNPEMGDFAPENVTVLQNPQRQEMEDAIYNLYAHRDKDDLLLFYFSGHGVTVESGDFYFSTSITRKNQNKLVPTTAVAGTSVHSWMNQSKSKRQVVILDCCFSGAFAKGLTAKDIDSIDLEQKLGGEGRAILTASSSTQYAFASDGLDLSIYTHYLVKGIEKGTADLDGDGLIAVDELHKYTKSKVQEASPAMTPEFYPVKEGYRIFLAKSPKDDPKLKYRKEVEGRIYRGKFSIPARRLLNSLRLQLQLDADIADAIEAEVKQPYLEYQRKLEEYETTLIETIADDPKLSERTLNDLRDYQQHLGLRDEDVAPIEKRIIGQQKPPVFVEEPPETQPNQPNQFEFEIVKVDAKGQIINRSQGRAEFFTEDLGNGVVLEMVSIPGGTFLMGSPENEEGRSDDESPQHNVTVQPFFMGKFPVTQAQWQVVAALDKVNIDLNPDPSHFKGANRPVEQVSWNEAVEFCARLSKKTCKIYRLPSEAEWEYACRAGTTTPFYFGGTITTELANYDGRSTYGSAPKGEYREQTTDIGKFPANPFGLFDMYGNVWEWCQDEWHEKYNNAPTDGSAWLIDNDNQYRLLRGGSWCSNPRICRSANRLRNVRDRRFNNVGFRVVVVRGRDS, encoded by the coding sequence ATGGCTAAGGTAGCACTGTTAATTGGGATTAGCGAATATGAACCGGGACTAACACCACTACCCAATGCTGTGAATGATGTTGAGGCGATGCGGCGAGTTCTGGTAAACCCAGAAATGGGTGATTTTGCACCAGAGAATGTCACAGTGCTGCAAAATCCCCAACGGCAAGAGATGGAAGATGCTATTTATAACTTGTATGCCCATCGTGACAAGGATGACTTGCTGCTGTTTTACTTTTCTGGACATGGAGTAACAGTTGAAAGCGGTGATTTTTACTTCTCAACTTCCATCACCAGAAAAAATCAAAACAAATTAGTCCCTACCACAGCCGTAGCTGGAACAAGTGTACATAGCTGGATGAACCAAAGTAAATCTAAGCGACAGGTAGTAATTTTAGACTGCTGCTTTAGTGGTGCTTTTGCCAAAGGTTTGACAGCAAAAGACATTGATAGTATTGACCTAGAACAAAAATTAGGCGGTGAGGGTAGAGCAATTCTCACAGCTTCCTCTTCTACACAATATGCGTTTGCATCTGATGGTTTAGACTTGTCGATTTACACTCATTATCTGGTAAAAGGCATAGAAAAAGGTACAGCAGATTTAGATGGCGATGGTTTAATTGCAGTGGATGAATTGCACAAATATACGAAAAGCAAAGTGCAAGAAGCATCACCCGCAATGACCCCAGAATTTTATCCTGTTAAAGAAGGTTATAGAATTTTTCTGGCGAAGTCGCCTAAAGATGACCCTAAATTGAAGTATCGCAAGGAAGTAGAAGGCCGCATCTATCGCGGTAAGTTTTCTATTCCTGCTCGTCGGCTGTTAAACTCATTACGGCTTCAGTTGCAACTTGATGCTGATATTGCTGATGCAATTGAAGCGGAAGTTAAACAACCATATCTGGAATATCAGCGTAAATTAGAAGAGTATGAAACAACGCTGATTGAGACAATTGCAGATGATCCTAAATTGAGTGAAAGAACTCTTAACGACCTCAGAGATTATCAGCAACATTTAGGTTTGCGGGATGAAGATGTCGCACCGATAGAAAAACGCATTATTGGACAACAAAAACCGCCTGTGTTTGTGGAAGAACCACCTGAAACCCAACCAAATCAACCTAATCAATTTGAGTTTGAGATAGTAAAGGTGGATGCTAAAGGACAAATCATCAACCGCAGCCAGGGACGCGCCGAGTTTTTTACCGAAGACTTGGGTAATGGCGTAGTTTTAGAAATGGTGTCAATTCCTGGCGGTACATTCCTCATGGGTTCGCCAGAGAATGAGGAAGGACGGAGTGACGATGAAAGTCCTCAGCATAATGTCACTGTTCAACCCTTCTTTATGGGGAAATTTCCTGTCACCCAAGCTCAATGGCAAGTTGTCGCGGCGCTTGATAAGGTAAATATTGATCTAAATCCCGATCCATCCCATTTTAAAGGTGCTAACCGCCCTGTAGAACAAGTTTCTTGGAATGAGGCGGTCGAGTTTTGCGCTCGATTGTCGAAAAAGACTTGTAAGATATATCGCTTACCCAGTGAGGCGGAGTGGGAATATGCTTGTCGGGCGGGAACGACTACGCCGTTTTACTTTGGCGGAACCATTACGACTGAGTTAGCAAATTACGACGGGCGTTCTACTTATGGTTCTGCTCCCAAGGGTGAATATCGAGAACAAACAACCGATATCGGGAAATTTCCTGCTAACCCCTTTGGTTTATTCGATATGTATGGTAATGTATGGGAATGGTGTCAAGATGAGTGGCACGAAAAATATAATAATGCGCCGACTGATGGCAGTGCATGGCTGATTGATAATGATAATCAATATCGTCTGCTGCGTGGTGGTTCGTGGTGCAGCAATCCCAGGATTTGCCGTTCGGCGAATCGCCTCAGGAATGTGCGTGACCGCAGGTTCAACAACGTGGGTTTTCGGGTTGTTGTTGTGCGGGGCAGGGATTCTTAG
- a CDS encoding endonuclease domain-containing protein, which produces MTQYQNSKPKPLKNSNSPSSPAGRGLGGGVPGQVWQTTPQLWEKLKILARQMRCEPTPAEKRLWEKLRHKQLLGFKFRRQQTIDRFIVDFYCSEAQLVVEVDGEIHDYTQVEDAIRQEFLESLGLQVVRFRNEDVMERIEGVLEDIAACLQR; this is translated from the coding sequence ATGACCCAATATCAAAACTCCAAGCCAAAGCCTCTCAAAAACTCTAATTCCCCCTCCTCGCCTGCGGGGAGGGGGTTAGGGGGTGGGGTTCCGGGTCAAGTTTGGCAAACCACACCTCAACTTTGGGAAAAACTTAAAATCTTGGCGCGACAAATGCGGTGTGAACCAACTCCAGCAGAAAAGCGACTTTGGGAGAAATTGAGACACAAGCAACTGTTGGGGTTCAAGTTTCGCCGCCAGCAAACAATTGACCGTTTTATCGTCGATTTTTACTGTAGTGAAGCGCAGTTAGTGGTAGAAGTGGATGGCGAAATTCACGATTACACCCAAGTAGAAGATGCGATACGTCAAGAGTTTTTGGAGAGTTTAGGGTTACAGGTTGTGCGATTTAGAAATGAGGATGTGATGGAGAGGATAGAGGGGGTGTTAGAGGATATTGCGGCTTGTTTGCAGAGATGA
- the accD gene encoding acetyl-CoA carboxylase, carboxyltransferase subunit beta, with translation MANNEESRGLKSLFDWFANRRKSGSTNLERQEREIADGLWHKCSQCGVLTYTKDLRANQMVCVECGHHNRVDSDERIRQLIDNNTWQPINEHLRPTDPLQFRDRKPYSDRLREMETKLGLVDAVKTGLGQIDGMPVALGVMDFRFMGGSMGSVVGEKITRLIEQATGRRYPVVIVCTSGGARMQEGMLSLMQMAKISAALDRHREARLLYIPVLTNPTTGGVTASFAMLGDIILAEPKSTIGFAGRRVIEQTLREKLPEDFQSAEDLLKHGFVDEIVPRTQLKKTLAQLIALHQPVTTAPSMMLWESMTLSSTAVE, from the coding sequence ATGGCAAACAACGAAGAATCACGCGGTTTAAAGTCTCTGTTTGATTGGTTTGCAAATCGAAGAAAATCAGGCTCTACCAACCTGGAACGGCAAGAACGGGAAATTGCTGACGGGCTATGGCATAAATGTTCTCAGTGTGGTGTTTTAACCTATACAAAAGATTTGAGAGCTAATCAAATGGTCTGCGTCGAATGTGGACATCATAATCGGGTAGACAGCGATGAACGCATCCGCCAATTGATAGATAACAATACTTGGCAACCGATAAATGAGCATTTGCGCCCGACCGACCCCTTACAATTCCGCGATCGCAAACCTTATAGCGATCGCCTCCGGGAAATGGAAACCAAACTCGGTCTTGTAGATGCAGTCAAAACCGGTTTGGGACAAATCGACGGAATGCCTGTAGCCTTGGGCGTGATGGATTTCCGGTTTATGGGTGGCAGTATGGGTTCCGTGGTTGGGGAAAAAATCACCCGCTTAATTGAACAAGCCACCGGACGACGTTACCCTGTAGTTATTGTCTGCACCTCTGGCGGTGCGAGAATGCAGGAAGGTATGCTTTCCCTTATGCAGATGGCGAAAATCTCCGCAGCTTTAGACCGCCATCGTGAAGCTAGATTATTGTACATTCCCGTATTAACTAACCCGACCACAGGCGGCGTAACCGCTAGTTTTGCCATGTTAGGCGACATTATTTTGGCAGAACCCAAATCTACAATCGGTTTCGCTGGTCGGCGTGTGATTGAACAAACCCTCCGCGAAAAATTACCAGAAGATTTTCAATCTGCGGAAGATTTACTCAAGCATGGCTTTGTAGACGAGATTGTGCCTCGTACTCAGTTAAAGAAAACCTTAGCACAGCTAATTGCTTTACACCAACCAGTTACAACAGCCCCTTCGATGATGCTGTGGGAGTCGATGACGTTGAGTTCTACAGCAGTTGAGTAA
- a CDS encoding MFS transporter, with translation MDSVQIETAASLTLETLEIPQIVTPPTTLVPTPKPIFRIPKDAIRTSLRASTVDAVLATVFGITTGGILLSNFLVELDASPVVFGLLSSIPMLVNLIQPLGAYLSERTTSRFRYALGIYGTSRLLWLILAIAIAIFSWGGISSQHLVVMTLLIVLATHLLGGLGCASWMSWLAMLVPRRLRGRYFGIRNSAISLTNLICMPLAGLIVSHWYGGNIQGYGVVLLIGVVFGIISIGCQYFKVDINPQLQNSLASTSTNNTTDELVPLPAVSIWKNYNFLILLIYISLWMFAVHLSAPFFNLYMLDTLNIDVSWVTLYGSLQAGANLLMMIWWGKLADRVGNLPILIFVGILVGLTPILWLGIDASQLDIWLWLPLLHILAGVTWAAIDLCNNNLQLAIAPMKNQSIYFAIAAAVAGASGALGTTIGSFIAQFAVWGGLLGLFALSGLLRLAALVPLFFVQEPGK, from the coding sequence ATGGATTCTGTTCAGATTGAAACTGCTGCTTCTCTGACTCTGGAAACTCTGGAAATACCCCAGATTGTCACACCGCCAACCACACTGGTTCCTACTCCCAAACCGATTTTCCGTATTCCCAAGGATGCTATTCGGACTAGTTTACGCGCCTCTACGGTGGATGCTGTTTTAGCAACGGTTTTTGGAATCACTACAGGCGGTATTTTACTTAGCAATTTCCTTGTGGAACTAGATGCTAGTCCGGTGGTGTTTGGATTGTTATCTTCTATACCCATGCTGGTGAATCTAATTCAGCCTTTGGGTGCTTATTTATCAGAACGTACTACTAGCCGTTTTCGCTATGCGCTGGGGATATACGGAACATCTCGATTATTGTGGTTAATTTTAGCGATCGCTATTGCTATTTTTAGTTGGGGCGGTATCAGTTCTCAACATTTAGTTGTGATGACACTGTTGATTGTTTTAGCCACTCATCTTTTAGGCGGTTTGGGTTGTGCATCTTGGATGAGTTGGTTAGCGATGCTTGTTCCCCGCAGATTGCGCGGTAGGTATTTCGGGATTCGCAACAGTGCAATCAGCTTAACTAATTTAATTTGTATGCCTTTGGCTGGTTTAATTGTCTCCCATTGGTATGGTGGAAATATTCAAGGCTATGGAGTAGTACTATTAATTGGGGTTGTTTTTGGCATTATCAGCATTGGCTGTCAATATTTCAAGGTAGATATCAATCCTCAATTACAGAATTCTTTAGCTTCTACCTCTACAAACAACACAACAGATGAATTGGTTCCTTTACCTGCTGTTAGTATTTGGAAAAATTATAATTTTTTAATATTGCTGATTTATATCAGTTTATGGATGTTTGCTGTTCATTTGAGCGCACCTTTCTTTAACCTTTATATGTTAGATACTTTGAATATAGATGTTAGCTGGGTGACGCTTTACGGCAGTTTGCAAGCAGGTGCAAATTTATTAATGATGATTTGGTGGGGCAAATTAGCAGACAGGGTAGGAAATTTGCCCATCTTAATTTTTGTAGGAATTTTGGTAGGACTGACACCAATTTTGTGGTTGGGAATTGATGCCAGTCAACTTGATATTTGGCTGTGGTTGCCACTTTTACATATTTTGGCTGGTGTAACTTGGGCAGCCATTGACTTGTGTAATAACAACTTGCAATTAGCGATCGCACCCATGAAAAATCAGTCAATTTATTTTGCGATCGCGGCGGCTGTTGCTGGGGCTAGTGGTGCTTTAGGCACAACCATCGGCAGTTTTATCGCCCAATTTGCCGTTTGGGGTGGTTTACTTGGCTTATTCGCCCTCTCTGGCTTGTTGCGCCTAGCCGCACTTGTACCACTGTTTTTTGTGCAAGAACCAGGAAAGTAA
- a CDS encoding ABC transporter substrate-binding protein — MKRINLWKFLGVVIAIAIAFIGYHRLPLATTNLVTVKLSGWAGSQVEQKLLRQVLQDFEAQHPNIKVKYEVISDQYMDVIKTRLIGDAAPDVFYLDALEAPFLMSQNVLEPLDNYIQPAFNIEDFEVTLLNSFKYQNHIYGLPKDYSTLALFYNTKSFTVVGLNTPPTTWSELRSYSQKLTSKLNKYGFGELPELARQAYKIKAFDGQVIDESGYATFASEQSLQGLQLVIDQYQKDKSSAQKSDVGTNSGSEMFGQGKVAMVIEGNWAIPYLQETFPQLEFATAELPTINNQKGTMVFTVAYVMNKQSQHKAAAWELISYLTGKAGMQKWTATGFALPTRKSVAQNLGYDKDILRKPLVAGVNYATPWQIGKYPAAIMNNFDNQFVSALLGQQSLQQAMLKAQTAANQQIKLME, encoded by the coding sequence GTGAAAAGAATCAATTTGTGGAAATTTTTGGGTGTAGTTATAGCGATCGCGATCGCTTTTATTGGTTATCACAGGCTACCACTAGCAACAACCAACTTAGTCACCGTTAAACTGAGTGGCTGGGCTGGTTCCCAAGTTGAGCAAAAGCTATTAAGACAAGTCCTACAAGACTTTGAAGCCCAGCATCCCAACATCAAGGTTAAATACGAAGTAATCTCCGACCAATATATGGATGTTATCAAAACCCGTTTGATTGGAGACGCGGCTCCTGATGTATTTTATCTTGATGCACTGGAAGCACCTTTTTTGATGAGTCAAAATGTTTTGGAACCTTTAGATAATTATATTCAACCAGCATTTAATATAGAAGACTTTGAAGTTACCCTGTTAAATAGTTTTAAATATCAAAACCATATTTATGGGCTTCCTAAAGACTATTCTACATTAGCTCTTTTTTATAACACAAAATCTTTTACTGTAGTAGGTTTAAATACTCCTCCAACTACTTGGTCAGAACTGCGTTCTTATTCCCAAAAATTAACAAGCAAGCTCAACAAATATGGTTTTGGTGAATTGCCTGAGTTAGCTCGTCAAGCATATAAAATTAAAGCCTTTGATGGACAAGTTATTGATGAGAGCGGTTACGCTACTTTTGCCAGTGAACAGAGCTTACAAGGGTTACAATTAGTTATCGACCAGTATCAAAAAGATAAATCATCTGCCCAAAAATCTGATGTTGGAACAAACTCAGGTAGCGAAATGTTTGGACAGGGTAAAGTAGCGATGGTGATTGAAGGTAACTGGGCAATTCCTTATCTGCAAGAAACCTTTCCTCAACTAGAATTTGCCACAGCAGAATTACCCACCATTAACAATCAAAAAGGCACAATGGTATTTACTGTCGCTTATGTCATGAACAAGCAATCTCAGCATAAAGCGGCCGCTTGGGAGTTAATTTCTTACCTGACTGGTAAAGCGGGAATGCAAAAATGGACAGCAACAGGATTTGCGCTACCAACCAGAAAATCGGTAGCACAAAATTTAGGCTACGACAAAGATATTCTCAGAAAACCATTGGTTGCAGGGGTGAATTATGCAACACCTTGGCAAATTGGTAAATATCCCGCAGCAATTATGAATAATTTTGATAATCAGTTTGTCAGTGCTTTATTGGGACAACAATCATTACAGCAAGCAATGTTAAAGGCGCAAACCGCAGCTAATCAGCAAATTAAACTGATGGAATAG